A single window of Vanessa atalanta chromosome 27, ilVanAtal1.2, whole genome shotgun sequence DNA harbors:
- the LOC125074122 gene encoding zinc finger protein 91-like, with protein sequence MEDSPPLILCLENTNGEEVALKIEPYDTFKIFLDKAKSLLGYDVDLNAITGNQPVNLDESAYTFLLNAEQSLPDTNLDPPNYDNNPKDSDDLVYVLDDGTQIRASQIQFDNEDPLTDLTAENIPFVKYTDSPDENDINDIEIRTIKDINIVESPVANKNFSPKGNFANSLPFKLVCNNISNFEAQFAKYLESSAKMFATNSVANKNRSPRNVDDFKNDDKTLKDSNNFYTREEILNMFKDSPVTPLPCEDNQSYETRRHVRKTDPSRLVYKGWNAKPVIDLDSAIDKHDCFICCKNIESNEKLYLFDKEDQMLHRCEQRKYMTQLKIICEKCLGENFKPSRMKSPSQSLNNDEYLVIKNNQQYIFQKTTSINFNNTIYNPRKTIEVDSRSKEEFVKVEIGPDGEIITKLVDNVRVDDMTMVKDEKKGSSSDLEIIEPETEIDIENIEDEDVKEFLGKYQRDGNVDAEELKCRFCNGEFKELPEILDHCEDHKHDLDDGTVYPCPLCDYGYANIKWLKGHIKAAHGDQNQKKDEDAVEEVNNDETNAVNSSPVAKRTRSAIKRNDVEHDSGYYFKPFHIEHRTFTTEVKQECIESSDDSIWIVQTGDDDVTEQLEKLLKVKEDGRNYDELKKHKCFNCSQIFPSSESLTSHKCRKRKQKSMLKDDSGVYVPSEEDFLKRAQGKPRPLEESGDKDLLIARGRKKKNREQMDSQIMTCHNCNESFTSKVRLKFHMQFHETSNLITSDGHYACTECENVKFDTETELFDHVHFQHDKQKRWQCPVKGCGKTFFLRATLTKHSRTHTDTRRYVCVTCGKRFLDKQTLDEHGVTHLQIKPFQCHICFKQLTRRSRLRMHLRAHEEELSPALVLTCAMCCRAFRDENDAQDHANKATECIEEFTNELKEETEATEQLSPTSGIVRHAVRVVEYPRLTKGIEREVKNEQSEILLSALDDAARNIIRVVNIEKAFRCEYCEDVFYMENALNSHRIIHKGIKNPFTCHICKVSFATYSRCTTHKTTHGFYKRSTAEGRNEGTAGPASAGILGYGGFPVVKHFLCEDCGRSYLHWTYLQVHRRMKHANENYIFKCNQCEMTFPNSWSMTYHRKKIHGKSGQDDNGGFTKIIRENYRIPCRDCDAVLSNKTDLYKHRKKEHCDDSQFIDNEDNIQTTICGQCGHNLHNVTALQKHIKEVHGAAGAGGAGGAARAHACPVCARAFRSASVRDEHVRVHTGERPYPCDVCGVAFRRLTAMRNHRLIHTGVRVWACTRCPKRFRIKSDLRTHLRLKHPSHLVVIEFEGTNCNPEEITQHLALNNIAEDKVIEITMITFAKDSRNIIPNSSRALSLLSDVPRTQIVGEKLPEPTDMVHSFLQSRRGRGIAKTQKLVQQHQSQEYSLNMNADNDNLSNLNVQLLLQDSAPVNGNEMVQLQIDDRSFLG encoded by the exons ATGGAAGATTCACCACCATTAATCCTTTGTTTGGAAAACACAAATGGGGAAGAAGTTGCATTAAAGATTGAACCATatgatacttttaaaatatttctggaTAAAGCcaa GTCACTTCTAGGCTATGACGTCGATTTAAACGCGATAACGGGCAACCAACCGGTCAATCTGGACGAAAGCGCTTATACTTTCCTTTTAAATGCTGAACAAAGTCTTCCGGATACAAATTTGGATCCACcaaattacgataataatcCTAAAGATTCTGACGACCTAGTTTACGTCTTAGATGATGGAACACAAATACGAGCCTCTCAAATACAATTTGATAATGAAGATCCTCTCACAGATCTAACAGCTGAGAATATaccatttgttaaatatacagATAGTCCAGACGAAAATgatattaatgatattgaaaTTCGCACTATAAAAGACATAAACATAGTCGAAAGTCCTGTGGCAAATAAGAATTTTAGTCCAAAAGGCAATTTTGCCAATAGTCTCCCTTTTAAACTTGTCTGCAATAACATATCGAATTTCGAAGCGCAGTTCGCTAAATATCTCGAATCCAGTGCGAAAATGTTCGCGACAAACTCTGTTGCCAATAAAAACAGATCGCCTAGAAATgttgatgattttaaaaatgacgACAAAACGTTAAAAGatagtaataacttttatacTCGTGAAGAAATACTGAATATGTTTAAAGATTCTCCCGTGACTCCTCTACCGTGTGAAGACAATCAGAGTTACGAAACTCGAAGACATGTACGGAAGACTGATCCTTCAAGACTTGTTTATAAGGGCTGGAATGCCAAACCAGTTATAGACTTAGATTCAGCTATTGACAAGCACGATTGTTTCATATGCTGTAAAAACATCGAAAGCAACGAGAAgttgtatttatttgacaaaGAAGATCAAATGTTGCATCGTTGCGAGCAAAGGAAATATATGACTCAGCTCAAAATTATCTGCGAGAAATGCTTAGGAGAAAATTTTAAGCCAAGCAGAATGAAAAGTCCAAGTCAATCCTTAAACAACGATGAATATTtggtcattaaaaataatcaacaatatatttttcaaaagacaacatcaattaatttcaataatacaatttacaatCCAAGGAAAACTATAGAAGTGGATTCTAGAAGTAAAGAAGAGTTCGTTAAAGTAGAAATTGGACCAGATGGAGAAATTATAACGAAACTAGTTGACAATGTAAGGGTCGATGATATGACGATGGTGAAAGATGAGAAAAAAGGTAGTTCGAGTGACTTGGAAATAATAGAGCCGGAAACGGAAATTGATATAGAAAACATTGAAGATGAAGACGTCAAGGAATTCTTGGGGAAGTACCAACGTGACGGTAATGTTGATGCAGAGGAATTAAAATGCAG ATTTTGTAATGGAGAATTCAAGGAGTTACCAGAAATATTAGACCACTGTGAAGACCATAAACACGATCTTGATGATGGTACCGTTTATCCATGTCCGCTATGTGATTACG GTTATGCTAATATAAAATGGCTTAAAGGTCATATAAAAGCTGCACACGGTGATCAGAATCAAAAAAAGGACGAGGATGCTGTTGAAGAAGTAAATAATg atGAAACAAATGCAGTAAACAGTTCGCCGGTTGCAAAACGAACTCGCAGCGCTATTAAACGGAATGACGTTGAACATGACtctggttattattttaaaccttttcaT ATAGAACATCGAACGTTTACAACCGAAGTCAAACAAGAGTGTATAGAAAGCAGCGACGACTCGATATGGATCGTGCAAACCGGAGACGATGACGTCACTGAACAGCTAGAGAAGTTGCTTAAG GTTAAAGAAGATGGTCGGAACTACGATGAACTGAAGAAACATAAGTGCTTTAATTGCAG tcAAATATTTCCTTCGTCCGAGTCTCTGACAAGCCACAAATGTAGAAAACGGAAGCAGAAATCCATGTTAAAAGATGATTCGGGTGTGTACGTGCCGTCTGAGGAGGATTTCTTAAAG agagcTCAAGGAAAACCTCGACCTCTTGAAGAGTCTGGTGACAAGGACCTCTTAATAgcg CGAGGCCGTAAGAAGAAGAACCGGGAACAAATGGACTCTCAGATTATGACGTGTCACAATTGCAACGAGTCATTTACGTCCAAAGTGAGACTCAAATTTCATAT GCAATTCCACGAAACATCGAACCTCATAACGTCGGACGGTCATTACGCGTGTACGGAGTGCGAGAACGTCAAGTTTGACACGGAGACTGAGTTATTCGACCACGTGCACTTCCAGCACGACAAGCAGAAACGCTGGCAGTGTCCGGTCAAGGGCTGCGGGAAGACGTTCTTTTTAAG GGCAACTCTAACGAAACACAGTCGAACACACACTGACACCAGGCGTTACGTCTGTGTGACTTGCGGTAAAAGATTCCTTGACAAGCAGACGTTAGACGAACATGGCGTTACACATTTACAG ATAAAACCTTTCCAATGCCACATCTGCTTCAAACAACTGACCAGACGGTCTCGTCTCCGAATGCACTTGCGAGCTCACGAAGAGGAACTGTCTCCAGCGCTAGTGTTGACCTGTGCGATGTGCTGCCGAGCTTTCAGAGATGAAAACGATGCACAG GATCATGCCAATAAGGCGACGGAATGTATAGAGGAGTTCACTAATGAACTGAAAGAGGAAACCGAAGCTACGGAACAGCTGTCGCCGACCAGTGGCATCGTCAGACACGCGGTTCGAGTTGTTG AATACCCACGTCTTACGAAAGGCATTGAACGTGAAGTGAAAAACGAACAAAGTGAGATCTTACTGTCTGCACTTGACGACGCAGCGAGGAATATCATTCGTGTTGTCAATATCGAAAAGGCGTTCAGATGCGAATATTGTGAAGA CGTATTCTACATGGAAAACGCTCTGAACAGTCACAGGATTATCCATAAAGGGATAAAAAATCCCTTCACTTGTCATATCTGTAAAGTATCTTTCGCTACGTATTCTAG ATGCACGACACACAAAACTACCCACGGCTTTTACAAACGTAGTACCGCTGAGGGTCGTAATGAAGGTACCGCGGGGCCTGCCAGCGCTGGCATTCTCGGCTACGGTGGGTTTCCTGTTGTGAAGCACTTTCTATGTGAG gaCTGCGGTCGCTCGTACCTCCACTGGACGTATCTCCAAGTGCATCGTCGTATGAAACAtgctaatgaaaattatattttcaaatgtaatcaATGTGAGATGACATTTCCAAACAG TTGGAGTATGACATATCATAGAAAGAAAATACACGGGAAAAGTGGACAGGATGACAACGGAGGTTTCACGAAAATAATAAGAGAGAATTACAG GATTCCCTGTCGTGATTGTGACGCAGTATTGTCAAACAAAACTGATCTCTATAAACATAGGAAGAAGGAGCATTGTGACGATTCGCAGTTTATTGATAATGAGG ATAACATTCAGACAACGATTTGCGGCCAGTGTGGTCATAATTTGCACAACGTTACCGCCTTGCAGAAACATATCAA GGAGGTGcacggcgcggcgggcgcggggggcgcgggcggcgcggcgcgtgCGCACGCGTGCCCCGTGTGCGCGCGCGCGTTCCGCTCGGCGTCCGTGCGCGACGAGCACGTCCGCGTGCACACGGGCGAGCGCCCCTACCCGTGCGACGTGTGCGGGGTCGCCTTCAGGAG GTTGACAGCTATGCGGAACCACAGATTAATCCACACTGGGGTCCGTGTGTGGGCATGCACGAGATGCCCCAAACGTTTCAGGATTAAGTCCGATTTGAGGACGCACCTCAGACTTAAGCATCCATCGCATTTAGTTGTTATAGAG TTCGAAGGTACGAATTGCAATCCTGAGGAAATAACGCAACACTTGGCCCTAAACAATATAGCGGAAGACAAGGTCATCGAGATAACGATGATCACCTTCGCCAAG GACTCAAGAAATATTATACCGAACTCTTCGCGTGCTCTGTCCCTACTAAGTGACGTTCCGAGAACACAGATCGTGGGCGAGAAGCTTCCAGAACCAACcg ATATGGTCCATTCGTTTTTACAATCCAGACGCGGCCGTGGTATCGCTAAAACCCAAAAACTGGTTCAACAGCACCAAAGTCAAGAATATTCCTTAAATATGAACGCCGATAACGAC AATTTATCGAACTTGAACGTTCAACTCTTACTTCAAGATAGCGCTCCTGTCAACGGAAACGAAATGGTGCAACTACAGATCGATGATAGATCGTTTTTAGGATAA
- the LOC125074123 gene encoding guanine nucleotide-binding protein G(f) subunit alpha: MKILPCVKSYNEDEYNSKQIDREIKHWIKTYNEAIKLLLLGTGESGKTTIIKQMKILHVQGFSASERAEKIKYIRHNTHESIYDIVHNMPTLSIALQNNKNVRSQQYILKIGPDGPPEYTEDYFDHVRALWKDAGVRECFKRSNEYQLLDSAEYFLNRIDLIAKTDYLPSDSDILRCRQKTTGIQKIEFKVKVPKSMHGGVQDFWMFDVGGQRGERKKWIQVFEGIHAIWFVVACSDFDQKLREDNAQNRLQESLVLFEDVWQSRFLIEAGLIVFLNKQDLLQNKISQGRSIAPYFPQYTNFDCHGDEYIRTKQFIRSMFVELTTKKRERRNFTSSAERFVILEASRPRECYFHFTTATDTDNVRTVFRDVHQMILTHILNNIGIY, from the exons ATGAAGATACTACCTTGTGTGAAGTCGTACAATGAAGACGAATATAACTCCAAACAGATAGACAGGGAGATAAAGCATTGGATCAAAACGTATAATGAA gccATCAAATTGTTACTGTTGGGAACAGGCGAGAGTGGCAAAacgacaataataaaacaaatgaaaattcttCACGTACAGGGTTTTTCTGCcag TGAAAGagcagaaaaaattaaatacataaggcACAATACACACGAGTCGATATACGACATTGTACACAACATGCCGACATTAAGCATCGCGTTGCAGAACAACAAGAACGTCCGTTCTCAACAGTATATACTGAAGATCGGTCCCGACGGGCCCCCTGAGTATACGGAG gaCTATTTTGATCACGTAAGGGCGTTGTGGAAAGACGCTGGTGTTAGGGAATGTTTCAAAAGATCCAATGAATATCAACTACTCGACAGCGCAGAATA ctTTTTGAATCGAATAGATCTCATAGCGAAGACCGATTACTTGCCATCCGACTCGGACATACTACGCTGTCGTCAGAAAACTACTGGAATACAGAAGATTGAGTTCAAAGTGAAG gtACCAAAGTCAATGCACGGCGGTGTTCAGGACTTCTGGATGTTCGACGTCGGGGGCCAGAGGGGAGAGAGAAAGAAATGGATACAA GTGTTCGAAGGTATCCACGCGATCTGGTTCGTGGTGGCCTGCAGCGATTTCGACCAAAAGTTACGCGAAGACAACGCCCAGAACAGGCTGCAAGAATCACTGGTTCTATTTGAAGATGTCTGGCAAAGCAG ATTCCTAATAGAAGCcggtttaattgtttttctgaATAAGCAAGATCTACTGCAAAATAAGATATCCCAAGGTCGCAGCATCGCACCGTACTTCCCACAGTACACAAATTTCGATTGCCACGGCGACGAGTACATTCGGACGAAACAGTTCATACGGAGCATGTTTGTT GAGCTGACGACGAAGAAGCGAGAACGGCGCAACTTTACGTCGTCAGCGGAGCGCTTCGTGATCCTCGAAGCGAGCCGGCCGCGCGAGTGCTACTTCCACTTTACGACCGCCACCGACACCGACAACGTACGGACCGTGTTCCGAGACGTGCACCAGATGATTCTGACACACATACTCAATAACAttggaatatattaa